GAGGTCTGTTCCCCTGCACGCTGCCTACCCGGCCCAAAGACTAGCCAAGTGACCAGCCCGCCGACCGTCCGGCGGCGGAGTGCAATTCAGCCCAACTTCCTTTACGCTGCAGCGATAACCATGCCAGGTGCAACTCATTCAAAGGGAAGGGTTGTTGATGCTATGGAAGAGAGACCAGTAAATTCTCCTCAATCCCCCGAGCCGGACGGCGAGCACTCCGGCTTCCAACCCCGAGGCATTATCCTCTTCGTCTTTCTCATGTTGTTGGGATATGGCCTGTACTGGGCGTATCTGTGGTTCCTCACCGTGATCGAGCGCGGGGCAGGCGGCTGACCGACCCAGGAGCATCATCATGGAAATCAACAAACTCGAGCGCTATTGGCTGATCGCCGTTGGGATCACGCTGGGCGCATTCACGGCAGCGACCATCCTTGCAGTCACCGTGTTCGGCATTCGCCTGCCGGCGCCGGTGGAGCGCATAGATCCGCAGCGGCTGGAGCAGACCATCTTCGCGAACCCCGGCGTGCGCAAGATCGCCGACAACCGCTACGAAGCCGTCATCGTTGCGCGGTCGTGGGCGTTCGACGCCGGGCCGGAGGCCGGCAACCCGGCCGTGCTGCGCTTTCCGCGTGGCTCACAGGTCACCTTCTACGTGACCAGCAAAGACGTGATGCACGGCTTTCAGATCGAGAAACATACGTTGAACCTGGAGCTGGTTCCCGGTCAAATCGCGCGCGCCACAGCGAACTTCAATCGGCCGGGCACCTACCACATCATCTGCAACCACTACTGCGGCGCCGGCCATCAAGTGATGTACGGCGTCATCATCGTCGAGTAATTTACGCGTGAGGTATTCATGGCAAGTGTGACCTATCCCCAAACGTTCGAAACGCCGGCGACGCCGACCACGCTGAAGCTGGCGAAGCGCGAGCAAGCGATGATCGGCGCGCATATCATCGCGGCGCTGGTCGCGTTGATGTTCGGCATCTTCATGGGACCATTCCAAACGTTCCACCGGTCGCCGACCTTCGTGCAGTACTTCCCCACCATCCCGGTCTTCACGTTCTACTACCAGGCGGTGACGGCGCACGGGGTGATGAACGCCTTGTTCTTCACCACGTTCTTCATCATCGGCTTCTGCTACTTCGTGGTTGAGCGTTCGTTGCAACGGCCGATCAAGTCCACGCCGATGGGCTGGGCGGCGTTCGCCTCGATGGCGCTTGGCCTGGTGTTCATGCTGTTCGTCCTGCTCACGATGCCGCAACAATCGGCGGTGCTCTACACCTTCTACCCGCCGATGATCGCGCCGGCCCTGTTCTACATCGGGCTGGTGCTGCTGGCGCTGGGATCGTGGCTGGCGTCGGCCAACATCTTCCTGACTTACCGCGACTGGAAGCGCGAGCACCCCAACGAGCGCGTGCCGCTCGCGGTGTTCGCCATCCTGGTGAACTTCATCGTGTGGTGCGTGGCGACGATCGGCGTGGCGCTCGAGATCGTGTTCATGCTGCTGCCGGCCTCGCTGGGCATCCTGAGAGTGACCGACCCGCAGTTAGCGCGCACGCTCTTCTGGTTCTTCGGCCACCCGCTGGTGTATTTCTGGCTGCTCCCGGCCTACGTGTCGTGGTACACCATGCTGCCGCGCCAGGCCGGCGGCAAGCTGTTCAGCGAACCGTTGGCGCGCGTGGCCTTCATCATGTTTGTGGTGTTCTCGGTGCCGGTCGGCGTGCATCACCAGTTCAGCGACCCGGGCATTAGCGCATCGTCGAAGG
The window above is part of the Candidatus Roseilinea sp. genome. Proteins encoded here:
- a CDS encoding cytochrome c oxidase subunit II, with amino-acid sequence MEINKLERYWLIAVGITLGAFTAATILAVTVFGIRLPAPVERIDPQRLEQTIFANPGVRKIADNRYEAVIVARSWAFDAGPEAGNPAVLRFPRGSQVTFYVTSKDVMHGFQIEKHTLNLELVPGQIARATANFNRPGTYHIICNHYCGAGHQVMYGVIIVE
- a CDS encoding cytochrome c oxidase subunit I produces the protein MASVTYPQTFETPATPTTLKLAKREQAMIGAHIIAALVALMFGIFMGPFQTFHRSPTFVQYFPTIPVFTFYYQAVTAHGVMNALFFTTFFIIGFCYFVVERSLQRPIKSTPMGWAAFASMALGLVFMLFVLLTMPQQSAVLYTFYPPMIAPALFYIGLVLLALGSWLASANIFLTYRDWKREHPNERVPLAVFAILVNFIVWCVATIGVALEIVFMLLPASLGILRVTDPQLARTLFWFFGHPLVYFWLLPAYVSWYTMLPRQAGGKLFSEPLARVAFIMFVVFSVPVGVHHQFSDPGISASSKGIQTLLTLIVSIPSFMTAFNVGAALENAARNRGAKTLFDWPFKQKWNDPVVAAQLSGMLLFIAGGFSGLINASAQLNATIHNTSWVPAHFHQTLGGGVTLTYIGILYWLLPAIRGRALFSKKAALAQVFTWLIGMTLFGLAMGEAGLQGVPRRALTSQAPYLTPAGAFWMDVTAVSGVILLISSILLYVNIIGTLFFSRQPMPAADVPIETVSGDRTSPLWFERWGIWLGILGILLLISYGPVIAEVLDFQEGWNILRFMPTSNAPMP